One segment of Geoalkalibacter ferrihydriticus DSM 17813 DNA contains the following:
- a CDS encoding PLDc N-terminal domain-containing protein has translation METILGIIILIADIWAIIQTIQSSATTGMKVLWVLIILLLPLIGLILWFFLGPKAQKV, from the coding sequence GTGGAAACAATTCTTGGGATCATTATTTTAATCGCTGATATCTGGGCGATCATTCAGACGATTCAAAGCTCCGCAACGACCGGCATGAAAGTTCTCTGGGTGCTCATTATTCTCCTGCTGCCTCTTATCGGCTTGATTCTGTGGTTTTTCCTCGGGCCGAAAGCGCAGAAGGTTTAA